One Saccharopolyspora erythraea NRRL 2338 genomic region harbors:
- a CDS encoding SDR family NAD(P)-dependent oxidoreductase: MSTTPDTRWAVVTGASSGIGAATARKLAAEGFRVVLGARRVERINELASEIDGVAVALDITDPASVEAFVERVETCNVLVNNAGGAKGLAKVADADEDDWRWMWETNVLGTLRVTKALMPKLVASGDGHVVTVTSIAATEIYDNGSGYTSAKHAQGALHRTLRGEHLGEPVRFTEIAPGMVETEFSEVRFGGDAERAAAVYQGLTPLTADDVADVIAFAVTRPSHVNLDFIEMKPRDQASATRAHRQS, encoded by the coding sequence GTGAGCACGACACCTGACACCCGTTGGGCCGTGGTGACCGGTGCCAGTTCCGGCATCGGCGCGGCCACCGCCCGCAAGCTCGCCGCCGAGGGTTTCCGCGTTGTGTTGGGAGCCCGCCGGGTCGAGCGCATCAACGAACTGGCCTCCGAGATCGACGGCGTCGCCGTCGCGCTGGACATCACCGACCCGGCCTCGGTCGAGGCCTTCGTCGAACGGGTCGAGACCTGCAACGTGCTGGTCAACAACGCCGGTGGCGCCAAGGGCCTGGCCAAGGTCGCCGACGCCGACGAGGACGACTGGCGCTGGATGTGGGAGACCAACGTGCTGGGCACCCTGCGCGTCACCAAGGCGCTGATGCCCAAGCTGGTCGCCTCCGGCGACGGACACGTGGTGACCGTGACGTCGATCGCCGCGACGGAGATCTACGACAACGGCTCCGGCTACACCTCCGCCAAGCACGCGCAGGGCGCGCTGCACCGCACGCTGCGCGGCGAGCACCTCGGCGAGCCGGTGCGGTTCACCGAGATCGCGCCGGGGATGGTGGAGACCGAGTTCTCCGAGGTCCGCTTCGGCGGTGACGCCGAGCGCGCGGCCGCGGTCTACCAGGGCCTGACCCCGCTCACGGCCGACGACGTCGCCGACGTCATCGCGTTCGCGGTGACCCGGCCCTCCCACGTCAACCTCGACTTCATCGAGATGAAGCCGCGCGACCAGGCTTCCGCCACCCGCGCGCACCGGCAGTCGTGA
- a CDS encoding UDP-N-acetylmuramate dehydrogenase → MSGAEGTRDGASPTGGSALAAYTTLRLGGPAAGFVVAEDAETLADAVREADAAGSRLLVLGGGSNLVVADEGFDGHVVRIATRGLRFDSVGDGLVQLTAEAGEDWDAVVAETVRQGLGGLECLSGIPGLTGATPVQNVGAYGVEVSELLLSVDLLDRRTGNVRTVRAEDLGLVYRGSVLKHSDQAVVLRVRFLLRDGGRSAPVRYAELARTLDAEPGSRVDVAEAREAVLALRRGKGMVLDPADHDTWSAGSFFTNPIVEAADLSAVLSRIGAKVGPDQRVPQYPASDGRTKLSAAWLIERAGFGKGHPGPGGRARLSTKHTLALTNRGEATTADLLSLAREVRDGVLAQFGVSLAPEPVLVDCAL, encoded by the coding sequence ATGTCCGGTGCCGAAGGAACCCGCGACGGCGCCTCCCCGACCGGCGGCTCCGCGCTGGCCGCGTACACCACGCTGCGGCTCGGCGGCCCCGCCGCCGGTTTCGTGGTCGCCGAGGACGCCGAGACCCTCGCCGACGCCGTGCGCGAGGCCGACGCGGCGGGCAGCAGGCTGCTGGTGCTCGGCGGCGGCTCGAACCTCGTCGTGGCCGACGAGGGCTTCGACGGCCACGTCGTGAGGATCGCCACCAGAGGACTGCGCTTCGACAGCGTCGGCGACGGGCTGGTGCAGCTCACGGCCGAGGCGGGCGAGGACTGGGACGCGGTGGTGGCCGAGACCGTGCGCCAGGGCCTCGGCGGCCTGGAGTGCCTGTCCGGCATCCCCGGGCTCACCGGCGCGACCCCGGTGCAGAACGTCGGCGCCTACGGCGTCGAGGTGTCAGAGCTGCTGCTCTCGGTCGACCTCCTGGACCGGCGCACCGGCAACGTCCGGACCGTGCGCGCCGAGGACCTCGGGCTGGTCTACCGGGGCAGCGTGCTCAAGCACAGCGATCAGGCCGTGGTGCTGCGGGTGCGCTTCCTGCTGCGCGACGGCGGGCGCTCGGCACCCGTGCGCTACGCCGAGCTCGCCCGCACGCTGGACGCGGAGCCGGGTTCGCGCGTCGACGTCGCCGAGGCCAGGGAGGCGGTGCTGGCTCTGCGCCGCGGCAAAGGCATGGTGCTCGACCCCGCCGACCACGACACCTGGAGCGCGGGCTCCTTCTTCACCAACCCGATCGTGGAAGCCGCCGACCTGTCCGCGGTGCTGTCGCGGATCGGCGCGAAGGTCGGCCCCGACCAGCGCGTTCCGCAGTACCCGGCGTCGGACGGGCGGACGAAGCTGTCGGCGGCGTGGCTGATCGAGCGCGCCGGCTTCGGCAAGGGCCACCCCGGCCCCGGCGGCCGCGCCCGGCTCTCGACCAAGCACACCCTGGCGCTGACCAACCGCGGCGAGGCCACCACGGCCGACCTGCTCAGCCTTGCGCGTGAAGTCCGGGACGGGGTGCTGGCGCAGTTCGGCGTGTCCTTGGCGCCGGAACCCGTTCTGGTGGACTGTGCCCTGTAG
- a CDS encoding maleylpyruvate isomerase N-terminal domain-containing protein, with the protein MSASLRDALEEQASAFRTAAVDAGPDAPVPTCPGWDVTRLVRHLARVYAMANLALELGPSDERPAPQSVPEDFDAAFDFWNQQLVEFTTALSTADPDRPVWSFFPGGTPSSWTRRMAHETAIHRLDAEHACGEHVQELLFDPEFAADGIDELLSLLLPLGDWSAKEHSGRVLYHAADAGRAWLVTYRPGAAPDIGSPHDSALDATEVDATVAGTADAVYRKVWGRPSHASVTGDAVLAHVAAGR; encoded by the coding sequence ATGAGCGCCTCCCTCCGCGACGCACTCGAAGAGCAGGCCTCCGCGTTCCGCACCGCGGCCGTCGACGCCGGACCGGACGCGCCCGTGCCGACCTGTCCCGGCTGGGACGTCACCCGGCTGGTGCGCCACCTCGCGCGGGTCTACGCGATGGCCAACCTGGCGTTGGAACTCGGTCCGTCGGACGAGCGGCCTGCGCCGCAGAGCGTTCCCGAGGACTTCGACGCGGCCTTCGACTTCTGGAACCAGCAGCTCGTCGAGTTCACCACCGCGCTGTCCACAGCGGACCCGGACCGTCCGGTGTGGTCCTTCTTCCCCGGCGGCACACCGTCCTCGTGGACCCGGCGGATGGCGCACGAGACCGCGATCCACCGGCTCGACGCCGAACACGCCTGCGGCGAACACGTGCAGGAGCTGCTGTTCGACCCGGAGTTCGCCGCCGACGGAATCGACGAGCTGCTGTCGCTGCTGCTGCCGCTCGGCGACTGGTCCGCGAAGGAGCACAGCGGACGCGTCCTCTACCACGCCGCCGACGCGGGCCGGGCGTGGCTGGTCACCTACCGGCCGGGCGCGGCGCCCGACATCGGCTCGCCGCACGACTCCGCGCTCGACGCGACCGAAGTGGACGCCACCGTCGCGGGCACCGCCGACGCCGTCTACCGCAAGGTGTGGGGGCGGCCGAGCCACGCGTCGGTGACCGGCGACGCCGTGCTGGCGCACGTCGCGGCTGGCCGCTGA
- a CDS encoding DUF2516 family protein gives MGLDTWTLLIIWGAGIPVGIYAFVHAALQRADAFTAADKMTKPAWLGITGAGALVLILFRGPMTILWIIGMVAVLVYIVDVKPKVTEVQKGSSW, from the coding sequence GTGGGTCTGGACACGTGGACGTTGCTGATCATTTGGGGTGCGGGGATCCCGGTGGGGATCTACGCGTTCGTGCACGCCGCGCTCCAGCGCGCCGACGCGTTCACCGCCGCGGACAAGATGACCAAGCCTGCCTGGCTCGGCATCACCGGCGCGGGCGCGCTCGTGCTGATCCTGTTCCGCGGGCCGATGACCATACTGTGGATCATCGGCATGGTCGCGGTGCTGGTCTACATCGTCGACGTGAAGCCCAAGGTCACCGAGGTCCAGAAGGGCAGCTCCTGGTAG
- a CDS encoding helix-turn-helix transcriptional regulator, producing the protein MTVEATTERVLRLLALLQRRPSWTAAELASELGVTDRSVRRDVERLRALGYPVHATAGVGGGYQLGAGTRLPPLLLDDEEATATAVSLRLAAGGTVAGAGEAALRALAKLDQVMPPRLRAEVRAVHGATETLVGPGVEIDAELLVTLARACRDAVRVRFRYTGRDGEARERTAEPVRMVTTGRRWYLMARDVDRDDWRTFRLDRMREVEATTWRFRPAEHPDPVAYVQRSVAEAPYRYLARVRLHARPEQVRELVPPQVGRVEDDGDGWCVLVAGGEDLDWLAVHVVRLGFDAEVLEPPELREAAARLARRLAAMAGTG; encoded by the coding sequence GTGACCGTGGAGGCGACGACCGAGCGGGTGCTGCGGTTGCTGGCGCTGCTGCAGCGGCGGCCGTCCTGGACCGCCGCCGAGCTCGCGAGCGAGCTGGGGGTCACCGACCGCTCGGTGCGCCGCGACGTCGAGCGGCTGCGTGCGCTCGGCTATCCCGTGCACGCGACGGCGGGCGTCGGCGGCGGCTACCAGCTCGGCGCGGGCACCCGGCTGCCGCCGCTGCTCCTCGACGACGAGGAGGCGACCGCGACGGCAGTCTCCCTGCGGCTGGCGGCGGGTGGAACGGTCGCCGGGGCGGGCGAGGCTGCGCTGCGGGCGCTCGCGAAGCTCGACCAGGTGATGCCGCCCAGGCTGCGCGCCGAGGTGCGGGCGGTGCACGGCGCCACCGAGACCCTCGTCGGCCCCGGGGTGGAGATCGACGCGGAGCTGCTGGTGACGCTCGCGCGAGCCTGCCGCGACGCCGTGCGGGTCCGCTTCCGGTACACCGGCCGCGACGGCGAGGCGCGCGAGCGCACCGCGGAGCCGGTGCGGATGGTCACCACTGGTCGCCGCTGGTACCTGATGGCCCGCGACGTCGACCGCGACGACTGGCGCACCTTCCGGCTGGACCGGATGCGCGAGGTGGAGGCGACCACCTGGCGCTTCCGCCCGGCCGAGCATCCGGACCCGGTCGCCTACGTGCAGCGGTCCGTGGCCGAGGCGCCGTACCGGTACCTCGCCCGGGTGCGGCTGCACGCCCGGCCCGAGCAGGTGCGGGAGCTGGTGCCGCCCCAGGTGGGCCGCGTCGAGGACGACGGCGACGGGTGGTGCGTGCTCGTCGCCGGCGGCGAGGACCTGGACTGGCTCGCCGTGCACGTGGTCCGGCTGGGCTTCGACGCGGAGGTCCTGGAACCGCCGGAGCTGCGGGAGGCCGCCGCCCGGCTCGCCCGCCGCCTCGCGGCGATGGCCGGGACCGGCTGA
- a CDS encoding DUF2505 domain-containing protein: protein MARRIEHRSTSEWPASRVYEALVDVDYLKNRLNEIGGTKTELVEHVATGEDVRFQVRQGVRAESLPPIARTVVGGDLMIDRSESWRCAEEGHYTGEIAAEIAGAPCSITGSMWLRDLAEPAGAAVSEFVVDGSVRVNVPFVGGKLEEFVCEQIQQLLAAEERYTSDWLARHS, encoded by the coding sequence ATGGCACGCCGCATCGAGCACCGAAGCACCTCCGAATGGCCCGCATCTCGGGTGTACGAGGCGCTGGTCGACGTCGACTACCTCAAGAACCGGCTCAACGAGATCGGCGGCACCAAGACCGAGCTGGTAGAACACGTCGCCACCGGTGAAGACGTGCGGTTCCAGGTGCGCCAGGGGGTGCGGGCGGAGTCGCTGCCGCCGATCGCGCGGACGGTGGTGGGCGGCGATCTCATGATCGACCGCAGCGAGTCGTGGCGGTGCGCCGAGGAGGGCCACTACACCGGCGAGATCGCCGCCGAGATCGCCGGTGCGCCGTGCTCCATCACCGGCTCGATGTGGCTGCGCGACCTCGCCGAACCGGCCGGTGCCGCGGTCAGCGAGTTCGTGGTGGACGGCAGCGTGCGGGTCAACGTGCCGTTCGTCGGCGGCAAGCTGGAGGAGTTCGTCTGCGAGCAGATCCAGCAGCTGCTCGCCGCCGAGGAGCGCTACACGAGCGATTGGCTGGCCCGGCACAGCTGA
- a CDS encoding class I SAM-dependent methyltransferase has translation MSTPRKKAPRLAAGRARALGVPTRGTTNPNRLRRIDRWMAGTPWVARTLREAADPLVVDLGFGSSPVTTVELASRLRPLRADTRVFGLEIDPERVAAGKLVADPPALEFRRGGFELAGLAAGVAGSDGPALVRALNVLRQYTEAEAWKAWDELRSRLAPGGLLVEGTCDEIGRRCCWVTLDRDGPLTFTLACLPSDLDRPSDLAERLPKTLIHRNVPGERVHALLSELDACWAKASPHAPFGPRARWAEAVAMLAGLGWPVLDRRRRWRLGELTVPWSAVAPSIPRAGLSPGSPFQSKGRNSG, from the coding sequence ATGTCGACGCCTCGGAAGAAGGCGCCGCGGCTGGCCGCCGGGAGGGCGCGTGCGCTGGGGGTGCCGACGCGGGGCACGACCAACCCGAACCGGCTGCGCCGCATCGACCGCTGGATGGCCGGCACGCCGTGGGTCGCGCGCACGCTTCGCGAGGCCGCCGACCCGCTGGTGGTCGACCTGGGTTTCGGCTCGTCCCCGGTGACGACCGTCGAGCTGGCTTCGCGGCTGCGCCCGCTGCGCGCCGACACGCGCGTGTTCGGACTGGAGATCGACCCGGAGCGGGTGGCGGCGGGCAAGCTGGTCGCCGACCCGCCCGCGCTGGAGTTCCGCCGCGGCGGGTTCGAGCTGGCCGGGCTGGCGGCCGGGGTCGCGGGCTCGGACGGCCCGGCGCTCGTGCGGGCGCTGAACGTGCTGCGCCAGTACACCGAGGCGGAGGCGTGGAAGGCGTGGGACGAGCTGCGCTCGCGGCTGGCGCCGGGCGGCCTGCTGGTCGAGGGCACGTGTGACGAGATCGGCCGCCGCTGCTGCTGGGTGACGCTGGACCGCGACGGACCGCTGACGTTCACTCTGGCGTGCCTGCCTTCGGACCTCGACCGGCCGTCTGATCTGGCCGAGCGGCTGCCCAAGACGCTGATCCACCGCAACGTGCCCGGTGAGCGCGTGCACGCCCTGCTCTCCGAGCTGGACGCGTGCTGGGCGAAGGCGTCACCGCACGCGCCGTTCGGCCCGCGCGCCAGGTGGGCGGAGGCGGTGGCCATGCTGGCCGGGCTCGGCTGGCCGGTGCTGGACCGGCGGCGCCGCTGGCGCCTCGGCGAGCTGACCGTCCCGTGGTCGGCCGTCGCCCCCAGCATCCCCCGCGCCGGACTGTCCCCGGGGAGTCCGTTCCAATCGAAGGGTCGGAACTCCGGGTGA
- a CDS encoding L,D-transpeptidase, with product MLSRVGRSRSRALWTAVAGMLAALLLVSGCGSSAPGGSGNAAQAAPVAKVSIEPGAGAVDVNPAAPIKAGVEGGRLDEVTLTNSDGKQVAGELAQDGRSWKATEALGFGKTYTWSGKATGSDGRTVPVEGEFTTLKPAKTVRATINPTDHAEVGVGMPISLKFAEPVQDKAAAQRALAVRTSVPVEGSWAWLSDTQVDWRPKEFWPAHTKVSVEAKLYGVHYGKGRYGVADLSTEFTIGRAQIVRADVNTHMMVVERDGKQVASYPASYGKSADPNLNTPNGTYVVMEKKPVEIMNNPRYGYTDVEKKWALRISNHGEFIHENEENRAALGKVNNSHGCVNLSEADAKAYFDSALLGDPVVVTGSNAGMPPHYDVFDWLLSWDQWKQKSAL from the coding sequence GTGCTGAGCAGGGTTGGGCGCTCGCGTTCGCGGGCGCTGTGGACCGCGGTGGCGGGCATGCTGGCGGCGTTGCTGCTGGTGTCGGGATGCGGATCGAGCGCGCCCGGCGGCAGCGGGAACGCGGCGCAGGCGGCACCGGTCGCCAAGGTCTCGATCGAGCCGGGTGCCGGTGCGGTCGACGTCAACCCGGCCGCGCCGATCAAGGCGGGTGTCGAGGGCGGCAGGCTCGACGAGGTCACCCTGACCAACTCCGACGGCAAGCAGGTCGCGGGCGAGCTGGCCCAGGACGGCCGGAGCTGGAAGGCCACCGAGGCGCTGGGCTTCGGCAAGACCTACACCTGGTCGGGCAAGGCCACCGGTTCCGACGGCCGGACGGTGCCGGTCGAGGGCGAGTTCACGACGCTGAAGCCGGCGAAGACCGTGCGCGCGACGATCAACCCCACCGACCACGCCGAGGTCGGCGTCGGGATGCCGATCAGCCTGAAGTTCGCCGAGCCGGTGCAGGACAAGGCCGCCGCGCAGCGGGCGCTGGCGGTGCGCACCTCGGTTCCGGTCGAGGGCTCGTGGGCGTGGCTTTCGGACACCCAGGTCGACTGGCGGCCCAAGGAGTTCTGGCCGGCGCACACCAAGGTGTCGGTCGAGGCCAAGCTCTACGGCGTGCACTACGGCAAGGGCCGCTACGGGGTGGCGGACCTGAGCACGGAGTTCACCATCGGCCGCGCGCAGATCGTCAGGGCCGACGTCAACACCCACATGATGGTCGTGGAGCGCGACGGCAAGCAGGTCGCCAGCTACCCGGCGAGCTACGGCAAGTCGGCGGACCCGAACCTGAACACGCCGAACGGCACCTACGTCGTGATGGAGAAGAAGCCCGTCGAGATCATGAACAACCCGCGCTACGGCTACACCGACGTGGAGAAGAAGTGGGCCCTGCGGATCTCCAACCACGGCGAGTTCATCCACGAGAACGAGGAGAACCGGGCCGCGCTGGGCAAGGTGAACAACTCGCACGGCTGCGTCAACCTCAGCGAGGCCGACGCGAAGGCCTACTTCGACAGCGCGCTGCTCGGCGACCCGGTGGTGGTGACCGGCTCCAACGCCGGCATGCCGCCGCACTACGACGTGTTCGACTGGCTGCTGAGCTGGGACCAGTGGAAGCAGAAGTCCGCGCTCTGA
- a CDS encoding YbaK/EbsC family protein — MAVDWSLAAGTLEVVPALERPDLLADPVAEAVRALDEAEAARVGVTEIDPELADTAAFCAQYGSPLELSANCVVVAGKRSGEVRYAACLVLATTRADVNGVVKRRLDVRKASFAPMDEAVALTGMEYGGITPFGLPEGWPVLVDAAVAEVPAAVVGSGLRRSKILTAGEVLAGLPGAEVIEGLGR; from the coding sequence ATGGCTGTTGACTGGTCGCTGGCCGCGGGCACGCTCGAGGTCGTCCCCGCGCTGGAACGTCCCGACCTGCTCGCCGATCCGGTCGCCGAGGCCGTCCGCGCTCTCGACGAGGCCGAGGCGGCGCGCGTCGGGGTGACCGAGATCGACCCGGAGCTCGCCGACACCGCCGCGTTCTGCGCGCAGTACGGGTCGCCGCTGGAGCTCTCGGCGAACTGCGTCGTCGTCGCGGGCAAGCGCTCCGGTGAGGTCCGCTACGCGGCGTGCCTGGTGCTGGCCACCACCCGCGCGGACGTCAACGGGGTCGTCAAGCGGCGGCTGGACGTGCGCAAGGCGTCCTTCGCGCCGATGGACGAGGCGGTTGCCCTGACCGGCATGGAGTACGGCGGGATCACCCCGTTCGGTCTTCCCGAGGGCTGGCCGGTCCTGGTCGACGCGGCGGTCGCCGAGGTGCCCGCCGCCGTGGTCGGCAGCGGGCTGCGGCGCAGCAAGATCCTCACCGCGGGCGAGGTGCTGGCCGGACTGCCCGGCGCGGAGGTCATCGAGGGCCTCGGCCGCTGA
- a CDS encoding helix-turn-helix domain-containing protein produces the protein MERVDKTVNKAVNQAVSDLGAYIRTQRGNAQISLRQLAKRAGVSNPYLSQVERGLRKPSAEILQQIAKALRISAEALYVQAGILERREGGPVVDAILADPDLNERQKQVLLDIYGTFRREQGGPAAADGAPEGTTSATADAAQPQTEE, from the coding sequence ATGGAACGCGTGGACAAAACGGTCAACAAGGCCGTGAACCAGGCGGTCAGCGATCTCGGCGCCTACATCCGCACGCAGCGCGGCAACGCCCAGATCTCGCTGCGGCAGCTGGCCAAGCGCGCCGGAGTGTCCAACCCCTACCTGAGCCAGGTCGAGCGCGGGCTGCGCAAGCCGAGCGCGGAGATCCTCCAGCAGATCGCCAAGGCGCTGCGGATCTCCGCCGAGGCGCTGTACGTGCAGGCCGGCATCCTGGAGCGCCGCGAGGGCGGTCCGGTGGTCGACGCGATCCTCGCCGACCCCGACCTCAACGAGCGGCAGAAGCAGGTGCTGCTGGACATCTACGGCACCTTCCGGCGCGAGCAAGGCGGCCCCGCAGCGGCTGACGGGGCACCGGAGGGGACGACCTCCGCGACGGCAGACGCCGCGCAACCGCAAACCGAGGAGTGA
- a CDS encoding DinB family protein: MTDLTWNPLLREQLAWHWTNQLRERLDGLTDDEYFWEPAPGCWNVRPRGTGTAPVQGGSGAMTIDFAMPEPDPAPFTTIAWRLGHVIVGVLAMRNASHFGRTPTDYWSFEYAATASEALEQLDAEYATWQAGVESLGESGLARPCGEAEGAHAERPMAALVLHINREVVHHLAEVCLLRDLHLHTHRRTREAS; the protein is encoded by the coding sequence ATGACCGACCTGACCTGGAACCCCCTGCTCCGAGAGCAGCTCGCGTGGCACTGGACCAACCAGCTCCGCGAACGCCTCGACGGGCTCACCGACGACGAGTACTTCTGGGAGCCGGCGCCCGGCTGCTGGAACGTGCGCCCGCGCGGCACCGGCACCGCACCGGTGCAGGGCGGGTCCGGCGCGATGACCATCGACTTCGCGATGCCGGAGCCCGACCCGGCGCCGTTCACCACGATCGCCTGGCGCCTCGGCCACGTGATCGTCGGGGTGCTCGCGATGCGCAACGCCTCGCACTTCGGCCGCACGCCCACCGACTACTGGTCGTTCGAGTACGCCGCGACCGCGTCCGAGGCGCTGGAACAGCTCGACGCGGAGTACGCGACCTGGCAGGCCGGGGTCGAGTCGCTCGGCGAAAGCGGCCTCGCCCGCCCGTGCGGGGAGGCGGAGGGAGCGCACGCCGAGCGACCGATGGCGGCGCTGGTGCTGCACATCAACCGGGAGGTGGTGCACCATCTGGCCGAGGTGTGCCTGCTCCGCGACCTGCACCTGCACACCCACCGGCGGACTCGGGAGGCGAGCTGA
- a CDS encoding alpha/beta fold hydrolase codes for MAVTWTTLGRGAPVTLVVHGLGATEGEARIPSSGLPGTRVVLSLPGHGSAPDSPPGYWDYGRVAADVLAAADEVGATRAVGVSLGAGALTRIAADHPDRFERLALLLPASLDRPRDVAAMWAFERLAEAVAAAPGDGGAKLRAAVAAEIPEGVDVGEHVARRADALLRLEDALRTLPERSAVSDASALAAATAEVLVIGATEDPMHPAEVAKAVAAAFSGARLELLPSAAPMLTHRRELRAMLVDFLG; via the coding sequence GTGGCCGTCACCTGGACGACGCTCGGCCGCGGCGCGCCGGTCACGCTAGTCGTGCACGGCCTGGGCGCTACCGAGGGCGAGGCGCGCATCCCGTCCTCCGGGCTTCCCGGAACCCGGGTGGTGCTGAGCCTGCCCGGTCACGGCAGCGCTCCGGACTCCCCTCCCGGCTACTGGGACTACGGCCGCGTCGCCGCCGACGTGCTCGCCGCCGCCGACGAGGTGGGTGCGACGCGCGCGGTGGGCGTCTCGCTGGGCGCGGGCGCGCTGACCAGGATCGCCGCCGACCACCCGGACCGGTTCGAGCGGCTGGCGCTGCTGCTGCCCGCCTCCCTGGACCGTCCCCGCGACGTGGCGGCGATGTGGGCGTTCGAGCGCCTCGCGGAAGCCGTCGCGGCGGCGCCGGGCGACGGTGGGGCGAAGCTGCGCGCCGCCGTCGCCGCCGAGATCCCGGAGGGCGTCGACGTCGGTGAGCACGTCGCGCGCCGGGCCGACGCGCTGCTGCGGCTCGAGGACGCGTTGCGCACGCTGCCCGAGCGCAGCGCCGTGTCCGACGCCTCCGCGCTTGCGGCGGCGACCGCGGAGGTGCTGGTCATCGGCGCCACCGAGGACCCGATGCACCCCGCCGAGGTGGCCAAGGCGGTGGCGGCCGCCTTCTCCGGGGCCCGGCTGGAACTGCTGCCTTCGGCGGCGCCGATGCTCACCCACCGCAGGGAGCTGCGCGCGATGCTCGTGGACTTCCTGGGCTGA
- a CDS encoding VOC family protein, producing MARDVQITFDCGDPAGLSAFWAEALGYRLQDPPEGFESWEQALEAMGVPPENRNDASAVLDPAGAGPRLFFQRVPEGKQAKNRVHIDVRAAPGLEGDARMTALEAEAERLVSHGATRVRRHEPAPPLDGGHIVMADPEGNEFCLD from the coding sequence ATGGCCCGCGACGTCCAGATCACCTTCGACTGCGGCGACCCGGCCGGGCTGTCCGCGTTCTGGGCCGAGGCCCTCGGCTACCGGTTGCAGGACCCGCCCGAGGGCTTCGAGTCGTGGGAGCAGGCCTTGGAGGCGATGGGGGTGCCGCCCGAGAACCGCAACGACGCCTCCGCCGTGCTGGACCCCGCAGGCGCCGGGCCGCGGCTGTTCTTCCAGCGGGTGCCGGAGGGCAAGCAGGCCAAGAACCGCGTGCACATCGATGTACGAGCCGCCCCCGGGCTCGAGGGCGACGCGCGGATGACGGCCTTGGAAGCGGAGGCCGAGCGGCTCGTCTCCCACGGCGCCACCCGGGTCCGGCGCCACGAGCCCGCGCCGCCGCTCGACGGCGGTCACATCGTGATGGCCGACCCCGAGGGCAACGAGTTCTGCCTCGACTGA
- the purU gene encoding formyltetrahydrofolate deformylase, giving the protein MTTPERRFVLSLGCPDRTGIVARIAGFLADWGGWIVEAGYHTDPDTGWFFTRQEVRADSVPFDLEELRTRFAAVAAELGDRTEWRVSDTAERRRVVILVSREGHCLHDLLGRIGSGELDVDLRAVIGNHPNLGPITEAHGIPFHHVPFPKDSEGKADAFAQVRELVDAHEPDAVVLARFMQVLPAELCEAWSGRALNIHHSFLPSFAGARPYHQAYERGVKLVGATCHYVTAELDAGPIVEQDVIRVDHTDSVADMVRKGRDIEKLVLARGLRSHLEGRVLMHGKRTVVF; this is encoded by the coding sequence GTGACCACGCCTGAACGTCGTTTCGTCCTCAGCCTCGGCTGCCCCGACCGCACCGGGATCGTCGCCCGCATCGCGGGTTTCCTCGCCGACTGGGGCGGTTGGATCGTCGAGGCCGGTTACCACACCGACCCGGACACCGGCTGGTTCTTCACCCGGCAGGAGGTCCGCGCCGACTCCGTCCCGTTCGACCTGGAGGAGCTGCGCACCCGCTTCGCGGCGGTGGCCGCCGAACTCGGCGACCGGACCGAATGGCGGGTCTCGGACACCGCGGAGCGCCGCCGCGTGGTCATCCTGGTCTCGCGCGAAGGTCACTGCCTGCACGACCTGCTCGGCCGCATCGGCTCCGGCGAGCTGGACGTCGACCTGCGCGCGGTGATCGGCAACCACCCGAACCTCGGCCCGATCACCGAGGCGCACGGCATCCCGTTCCACCACGTCCCGTTCCCGAAGGACTCCGAGGGCAAGGCGGACGCGTTCGCGCAGGTGCGGGAGCTGGTCGACGCCCACGAGCCGGACGCGGTGGTGCTGGCCCGGTTCATGCAGGTCCTGCCCGCGGAGCTGTGCGAGGCGTGGTCGGGCCGCGCGCTCAACATCCACCACAGCTTCCTCCCGTCGTTCGCCGGCGCCCGCCCGTACCACCAGGCCTACGAGCGCGGGGTGAAGCTGGTCGGCGCGACCTGCCACTACGTGACGGCCGAACTGGACGCGGGCCCGATCGTCGAGCAGGACGTGATCCGCGTCGACCACACCGACTCGGTGGCCGACATGGTCCGAAAAGGACGCGACATCGAGAAGCTGGTGCTGGCCCGCGGTCTGCGCTCGCACCTCGAGGGCCGCGTGCTGATGCACGGCAAGCGCACGGTCGTCTTCTAG